The Sporomusaceae bacterium genome window below encodes:
- a CDS encoding energy-coupling factor transporter transmembrane component T yields MRKTAPLTKIAMVFLVSLWAMLLDSAAALALLTTALVTLFALSKTPAGTYKALGSLGIFAAALAAMQFALGAEAEFSAVVGMRMAMMTGLFILLMATTRIQDLTASLVRQLSIPYEYAFMVTASLRFIPDLLAEIKAVQEAQACRGYSNRGSIVRRMKNYLTIVQPLVLRSVARSETMAMSLELRGFGASRAGSYGTSIAFGARDYLALTALAAGTAAVVAMRFYR; encoded by the coding sequence ATGCGTAAGACGGCGCCCCTGACGAAAATAGCGATGGTTTTTCTCGTGTCGCTGTGGGCGATGCTTCTCGACTCGGCGGCCGCCCTGGCGCTGCTGACGACCGCGCTGGTGACGCTGTTCGCCTTATCAAAGACGCCGGCCGGCACCTACAAGGCTCTGGGCAGCCTGGGCATCTTCGCCGCGGCGCTGGCGGCCATGCAGTTCGCGCTGGGGGCGGAGGCGGAGTTTTCGGCGGTGGTCGGCATGCGCATGGCGATGATGACCGGCCTGTTCATCCTTCTGATGGCCACCACCCGCATCCAGGACCTCACCGCCTCGCTGGTGCGGCAACTGAGCATTCCGTACGAATACGCCTTTATGGTGACGGCTTCGCTGCGGTTCATCCCCGACCTGCTCGCCGAGATCAAGGCGGTGCAGGAAGCCCAGGCCTGCCGGGGCTACTCCAACAGGGGAAGCATCGTGCGGCGCATGAAAAATTACCTGACGATCGTTCAGCCGCTGGTGCTGCGGTCGGTGGCCCGCTCGGAGACGATGGCCATGAGCCTGGAGCTCAGGGGGTTCGGCGCCAGCCGGGCCGGGAGCTACGGCACCAGCATCGCGTTCGGCGCCCGCGACTACCTGGCGCTGACCGCGCTGGCGGCCGGCACGGCGGCGGTCGTGGCGATGAGGTTTTATCGGTAA
- a CDS encoding Nif3-like dinuclear metal center hexameric protein, with amino-acid sequence MAKVRDVLDALDKITGGRCVKDPEDIYSGRHKFVIRKSSDVPGKACLETPGLVCGNPEAAVNKLAVTMTLTECNIELAGATGVDAIVAHHPLAEAANTGGVPMRTYLDLYGLAAFELHEAFHGLHPGLSFIHGHQVFHADIAFGGVPGNILFVGKALKGVNTLGDMIDRLDYFMGMDEEKRMLMAERVARGCDGIIETNVATGGVILLGDRDSKVSTVIHIFPHTGFTPAHLEQVKSRFPEADTVLASISRVYGDHPLIAKAKELGMNFIVGNSHAMEILENGMPMAVALQMLLPEVEVVLFRERITSTPISVAGTPAIREYARDIAQQYLVNRAADDAKEVKRRA; translated from the coding sequence GTGGCAAAGGTCAGGGATGTGCTTGATGCTCTCGACAAGATCACCGGCGGTCGGTGCGTGAAAGACCCGGAGGATATTTACAGCGGTAGGCACAAGTTCGTTATCCGCAAATCGTCGGATGTGCCGGGCAAAGCATGCCTGGAGACGCCGGGCCTGGTATGCGGCAATCCGGAGGCTGCCGTCAATAAGCTCGCCGTGACGATGACACTGACGGAGTGCAATATCGAATTGGCAGGGGCCACGGGGGTGGATGCAATTGTCGCTCATCACCCGCTGGCCGAGGCCGCTAACACCGGTGGCGTGCCGATGCGCACTTACCTCGACCTGTACGGCTTAGCCGCGTTCGAATTGCATGAGGCGTTCCACGGCCTGCACCCCGGCCTGTCCTTCATCCACGGGCACCAGGTCTTTCACGCCGATATCGCCTTCGGGGGCGTGCCGGGCAATATCCTGTTCGTCGGCAAGGCGCTCAAAGGGGTGAATACGCTGGGGGACATGATCGACCGCCTCGATTATTTCATGGGGATGGACGAAGAGAAGCGGATGCTGATGGCCGAACGCGTCGCGCGCGGCTGCGACGGGATAATCGAGACGAATGTGGCCACCGGCGGCGTTATCCTTTTAGGCGACAGGGACAGCAAGGTGAGCACGGTCATCCACATTTTCCCCCACACGGGGTTTACGCCTGCGCATCTGGAGCAGGTCAAAAGCCGCTTCCCGGAGGCGGACACCGTGCTGGCGTCGATCAGCCGCGTGTACGGCGATCATCCGCTGATTGCCAAGGCCAAGGAACTCGGCATGAATTTTATCGTCGGCAATTCCCACGCCATGGAGATTCTGGAGAACGGCATGCCGATGGCTGTCGCTTTGCAGATGCTGCTGCCGGAGGTGGAGGTTGTGCTGTTCCGCGAACGGATCACCTCGACACCGATTAGTGTGGCCGGAACGCCGGCAATCCGCGAGTACGCCCGCGACATCGCCCAGCAGTACCTCGTCAACAGGGCGGCGGACGACGCCAAGGAGGTGAAGCGCCGGGCCTGA
- the glgB gene encoding 1,4-alpha-glucan branching protein GlgB, producing the protein MMSHLRAISGYDRYLFHEGRHFRSYRMLGAQPAEKAGVKGVRFAVWAPNARSVRVTGDFNGWTGDQMRRLKSSGIWELFVPGLGRGALYKYQIVSADGDVREKADPYAFWAEVRPLSASRVHGLDGYQWGDSQWQGGERTTGGVNKPLAIYEVHLGSWRRKPDGSFYSYRELADELSDYAVDMGFTHLELLPVAEHPLDASWGYQATGYYAPTSRYGSPDDFKYFVDRCHQKGLGVILDWVPGHFCKDDHGLRLFDGSPQFECGWPARAENLGWGTLNFDFGKPEVWSFLISNALYWFDVFHLDGLRVDAVANMIYLDYGRQEGGEWLPNEHGGRENLDAIAFLKKLNEVVHYYYPRALVIAEESTSWPLVSRPVYLGGLGFDYKWNMGWMNDTLRYVSLDPVHRQWEHRLLTFSMMYAFSENFLLPLSHDEVVHGKKSLLDKMPGDYWQKFANLRAFYGYFMAHPGKKLLFMGGEFGQFSEWYEARGLDWMLLGYELHGKLHGYTRELVRFYRDDRCLWQNDDNWRGFEWIDCHDSRQSVISFLRRADDGECTVAVTNFTPVVRRGYRIGVPEAGCYREVMNSDRAEFGGSGVTNGELCAEQQPWHSQPFSVVLTVPPLATVYIKKEATMEE; encoded by the coding sequence ATGATGAGTCATCTGAGGGCAATAAGCGGCTACGACCGGTACCTCTTCCACGAAGGCCGCCATTTCCGCAGTTACCGGATGCTGGGTGCGCAGCCGGCGGAGAAGGCGGGCGTGAAGGGGGTCCGCTTCGCCGTCTGGGCGCCGAACGCGAGGTCGGTGAGGGTGACCGGCGACTTCAACGGCTGGACGGGCGACCAGATGAGGCGGCTGAAATCCTCCGGCATCTGGGAGCTGTTCGTGCCTGGGCTAGGTCGCGGGGCGCTTTACAAATACCAGATCGTGTCTGCCGACGGCGATGTGCGCGAAAAAGCCGATCCGTACGCCTTCTGGGCCGAGGTGAGGCCGCTGAGCGCTTCGCGGGTGCACGGGCTGGACGGCTACCAGTGGGGCGATAGCCAGTGGCAGGGCGGCGAACGGACCACCGGCGGCGTTAACAAGCCGCTGGCCATCTACGAGGTGCATCTCGGCTCGTGGCGGCGCAAACCGGACGGCAGTTTCTACTCTTATCGCGAACTGGCCGACGAGCTGAGCGATTATGCCGTCGATATGGGGTTTACCCATCTAGAGTTGTTGCCGGTCGCCGAGCATCCGCTCGATGCTTCCTGGGGGTACCAGGCGACGGGCTACTATGCCCCCACCAGCCGCTACGGCAGCCCCGACGATTTCAAGTACTTTGTAGACCGCTGCCACCAAAAGGGGCTGGGCGTCATCCTCGACTGGGTGCCGGGACACTTCTGCAAGGACGACCACGGCCTCAGACTGTTCGACGGCAGTCCGCAGTTCGAGTGCGGGTGGCCGGCCAGAGCCGAGAACCTTGGCTGGGGCACGCTCAACTTCGATTTCGGCAAACCGGAGGTATGGAGTTTCCTCATATCGAACGCTTTGTACTGGTTCGATGTCTTCCACCTCGACGGCCTGCGGGTGGACGCCGTGGCCAACATGATTTACCTGGACTACGGCCGGCAGGAGGGCGGGGAGTGGCTGCCCAACGAGCACGGCGGCCGGGAGAACCTCGACGCCATCGCTTTCCTCAAGAAGCTCAACGAGGTCGTCCATTATTATTACCCACGGGCGCTGGTCATAGCCGAGGAGTCGACGTCCTGGCCGCTGGTGTCGCGGCCGGTGTACCTTGGCGGCCTGGGGTTCGACTACAAATGGAACATGGGCTGGATGAACGACACGCTCCGCTACGTCTCCCTCGATCCGGTGCACCGCCAGTGGGAGCACCGCCTGCTGACTTTTTCGATGATGTACGCCTTTTCTGAGAATTTTCTCCTTCCGCTGTCGCATGACGAGGTGGTGCACGGCAAGAAGTCGCTGCTCGATAAGATGCCGGGCGACTACTGGCAGAAGTTCGCCAACCTGCGGGCCTTCTACGGGTATTTCATGGCCCATCCCGGCAAGAAGCTGCTGTTCATGGGCGGCGAGTTCGGTCAGTTCAGCGAGTGGTACGAGGCCCGCGGCCTCGACTGGATGCTTTTAGGCTACGAGCTGCACGGCAAGCTGCACGGCTATACCCGCGAGCTTGTCCGTTTCTACCGTGACGACCGGTGCCTGTGGCAAAACGACGACAACTGGCGGGGGTTCGAATGGATCGACTGCCATGACAGCCGCCAGAGCGTGATAAGCTTCCTCCGCCGCGCCGACGACGGCGAATGCACGGTGGCGGTGACCAATTTTACCCCGGTTGTCCGGCGCGGCTACCGCATCGGCGTACCGGAGGCCGGCTGTTACCGCGAGGTGATGAACAGCGACCGTGCGGAGTTCGGCGGCTCGGGGGTGACGAACGGCGAGCTTTGCGCCGAGCAGCAGCCCTGGCACAGCCAGCCATTCTCCGTCGTTCTGACTGTGCCGCCGCTGGCTACGGTTTACATCAAGAAGGAAGCGACTATGGAGGAGTAG
- a CDS encoding DUF169 domain-containing protein, with protein MKTRCDLSVFGRFNFDYQPVGVKFLLAKPDGLERLNKKAAFCQMLREAQDGGAFYTTKDEHECKVGPILLGMDKPDPVFESGMIGPKLGVYEDARANRRIYDKMSRLAEGSVNYVAFAPLPRLSFDPDLLIVTARPSQAEIVLRAAGYKTGAGWNARGTTVAGCAWLYMHPYIHGEVNMMVTGLHHGMKARNLFPEGLLLLSLPFDVLPGLVDSLNTMEWELPQYRSTPEEHAARMKRIAAEVRRELEK; from the coding sequence ATGAAAACACGGTGCGACTTATCTGTTTTCGGGCGGTTCAATTTCGATTATCAGCCGGTTGGCGTGAAATTTCTTTTGGCAAAGCCGGACGGGCTGGAGCGGCTCAATAAAAAGGCGGCCTTTTGTCAGATGCTGAGAGAGGCGCAGGACGGGGGCGCCTTCTATACGACAAAGGACGAGCACGAGTGCAAGGTGGGACCGATACTCCTGGGCATGGATAAACCCGATCCGGTTTTTGAAAGCGGGATGATCGGCCCTAAGCTGGGAGTATACGAGGATGCCAGGGCAAACAGAAGAATTTACGATAAGATGTCGCGGCTGGCGGAGGGCAGTGTCAACTATGTAGCTTTCGCTCCGCTGCCCCGTCTGTCCTTTGACCCCGACCTGCTGATCGTTACCGCCAGACCCAGCCAGGCGGAGATCGTGCTGAGGGCTGCGGGCTATAAGACCGGGGCGGGGTGGAACGCCAGGGGGACGACGGTGGCAGGGTGCGCGTGGCTATATATGCACCCTTATATTCACGGCGAAGTAAACATGATGGTCACCGGACTGCACCACGGCATGAAGGCGCGGAACCTGTTCCCGGAAGGGCTGCTGCTGTTGTCGCTCCCCTTTGACGTGCTTCCCGGCCTTGTGGACAGCCTCAACACAATGGAGTGGGAGCTGCCGCAGTACCGTTCCACCCCGGAAGAGCACGCGGCCAGGATGAAAAGAATCGCCGCAGAAGTGAGGCGGGAACTGGAAAAGTAG
- a CDS encoding glucose-1-phosphate adenylyltransferase produces MLHKECVAMILAGGQGSRLGVLTKTVAKPAVPFGGKYRLIDFTLSNCHNSGIDTVGVLTQYQPFELHNYIGIGAPWDLDRNTGGVHILPPFVRARGGEWYQGTANAIHQNATFIEQFSPQYVVILSGDHIYKMDYASMLAFHKQTEADATIAVIEVPWKEASRFGIMSADQEGRITEFAEKPKQPKSNLASMGVYVFSWKVLRKYLELDEKDKFSSHDFGKNVIPAMLGSGRKMMAYAFDGYWRDVGTVESLWEANMDLLSDRPELDLYDPSRRIYSINPTQPPHFVAEGGKVRRVIASVGCRIFGEVENAVLFPGVHVAPGAVVKDSVIMQDVRIGANTVIERAIVGQDAVIGDGCQIGLVGDAASEAITVIGERARVSADTVVPRGAVVE; encoded by the coding sequence ATGCTGCACAAGGAATGCGTGGCCATGATTCTTGCCGGCGGCCAAGGCAGCCGGCTGGGCGTGCTCACCAAGACGGTGGCCAAACCGGCGGTGCCCTTCGGCGGCAAATACCGGCTGATCGATTTCACGCTGAGCAACTGCCATAATTCCGGCATCGACACGGTAGGCGTCCTTACCCAGTACCAGCCGTTCGAGCTGCATAACTATATCGGCATCGGCGCCCCGTGGGATCTTGACCGCAACACCGGCGGGGTGCATATCCTGCCTCCCTTCGTGAGGGCCAGGGGCGGCGAATGGTACCAGGGGACCGCTAACGCCATCCACCAGAACGCCACCTTTATCGAACAGTTCAGCCCCCAGTACGTGGTGATACTGTCCGGCGACCATATCTATAAAATGGACTATGCCAGCATGCTGGCCTTCCATAAGCAGACGGAGGCCGACGCCACCATCGCCGTCATCGAGGTGCCCTGGAAGGAGGCCAGCCGCTTCGGCATCATGAGCGCCGACCAGGAGGGCCGCATTACCGAGTTTGCCGAGAAGCCGAAGCAGCCCAAGAGCAACCTGGCTTCGATGGGGGTATATGTTTTCTCCTGGAAGGTTTTGAGAAAATACCTTGAATTGGACGAAAAAGACAAATTCTCCAGCCACGATTTCGGCAAGAACGTCATCCCCGCCATGCTGGGCAGCGGCCGGAAGATGATGGCGTACGCCTTCGACGGCTACTGGCGGGACGTCGGCACGGTCGAGAGCCTGTGGGAGGCCAACATGGATCTTCTGAGCGACCGGCCCGAGCTCGACCTCTACGATCCCAGCCGGCGCATCTATTCGATCAACCCCACGCAGCCGCCCCATTTCGTGGCCGAGGGCGGCAAGGTCAGGCGGGTAATCGCCAGCGTTGGCTGCCGCATTTTCGGCGAGGTCGAGAACGCGGTGCTCTTCCCCGGCGTCCACGTCGCTCCCGGGGCGGTCGTCAAGGATTCGGTGATAATGCAGGATGTCCGGATCGGGGCGAACACGGTCATTGAGCGGGCGATCGTCGGCCAGGACGCCGTCATCGGCGACGGCTGTCAGATCGGTCTGGTCGGCGATGCCGCTTCCGAGGCGATCACGGTGATCGGCGAGCGGGCCCGCGTCAGCGCCGATACCGTCGTTCCGCGCGGCGCGGTGGTAGAATAG
- a CDS encoding ABC transporter: protein MENRDNQELIRVAKTGSNTRGVAVTALLLAIGVILRLVSPSIAGITPNWLIAMYCLAILIVRPGLKQSAGIGLVAGVVCMATSKAIFPYANLISEPVGAVACALVAGLTGRLKIFGLTLQPAVSTFIGTLVSGFVFITLTKFVMNIPMQVYLYGMLPVVLTVGAVNCVVAQVLYFPAVKLFAGKPADVAAEEEKA, encoded by the coding sequence ATGGAAAACAGAGACAATCAGGAACTCATCCGCGTGGCGAAGACCGGGAGCAATACCAGAGGGGTGGCGGTTACTGCCCTGTTGTTGGCCATCGGCGTTATTTTGCGGCTTGTCAGCCCGAGCATAGCGGGCATCACCCCCAACTGGCTGATCGCCATGTACTGTCTGGCCATCCTCATCGTGCGGCCCGGCCTGAAACAGTCGGCGGGCATCGGCTTGGTGGCCGGCGTGGTCTGCATGGCGACCTCCAAGGCGATCTTCCCTTACGCGAACCTCATCAGCGAGCCGGTCGGCGCGGTGGCCTGCGCCCTTGTGGCCGGTCTCACCGGGCGGCTGAAGATATTCGGCCTGACCCTCCAGCCGGCGGTCAGCACCTTCATCGGTACCCTTGTCAGCGGCTTTGTCTTCATCACCCTCACTAAGTTCGTGATGAACATCCCGATGCAGGTTTATCTCTACGGCATGCTGCCGGTGGTGCTGACGGTGGGGGCGGTGAACTGCGTCGTCGCCCAGGTGCTCTATTTCCCGGCTGTGAAGCTTTTTGCCGGCAAACCGGCGGATGTTGCCGCAGAGGAGGAGAAAGCATGA
- a CDS encoding phenylacetate--CoA ligase, whose product MIWNYTMEQGSRSQIEELQLTRLREVVERTYHNVPSYRAKMAAKGVEPEDIRTLADIGKLPFTTKQDMRDAYPYGMLAVPMKQIVRVHCSSGTTGRPTVVAYTRHDLGVWAEVLARTLVAGGLTDSSVFQVAVNYGLFTGGLGFHYAAELVGASVVPISGGNTARQVMLMKDFGTTAMIITPSYSLHLAETMREMGVKPEDTALQSIFCGAETWSDRMHDQVEETYGVKAFDVYGLSEIIGPGVACECSAHDGLHIQEDHFYTEIIDPESGEVLPEGAKGEVVITTLTKEGMPMIRYRTRDLSALRREQCACGRTQTRMDRVLGRSDDMLIIRGVNVFPSQVEDVLLSLGETAPHYQLLVEREGSLDKLTVLVEKANGLVDGPPEAVRAAEHKVQERMKAATGLSPLVRLVPPKTIERSEGKAKRVIDKRAM is encoded by the coding sequence ATGATCTGGAACTATACGATGGAGCAGGGCAGCCGCTCGCAGATCGAGGAACTGCAGCTAACCCGTCTGCGCGAGGTTGTCGAGCGGACTTATCATAATGTACCGTCCTACCGGGCCAAGATGGCGGCTAAAGGGGTCGAGCCGGAAGATATCCGTACCCTGGCCGATATCGGCAAGCTGCCTTTCACGACCAAGCAGGATATGCGCGACGCTTACCCTTACGGGATGCTGGCCGTGCCGATGAAGCAGATCGTCAGGGTACACTGCTCCAGCGGCACCACCGGTCGGCCGACCGTTGTCGCCTATACCCGCCACGATCTTGGGGTATGGGCCGAGGTGCTGGCGCGGACGCTGGTGGCCGGCGGGCTGACGGACAGTTCGGTTTTCCAGGTGGCGGTCAATTACGGGCTGTTCACCGGCGGCCTCGGCTTCCATTACGCCGCCGAGCTTGTGGGCGCCTCGGTCGTGCCGATCTCGGGCGGCAATACGGCCCGCCAGGTCATGCTGATGAAAGATTTCGGCACAACGGCGATGATAATCACGCCTTCGTATTCTCTGCACCTTGCCGAGACGATGCGGGAGATGGGCGTCAAGCCCGAAGATACCGCGCTGCAGTCGATTTTCTGCGGGGCGGAGACGTGGTCCGACCGCATGCACGACCAGGTCGAGGAAACATACGGCGTCAAGGCGTTCGATGTCTATGGCCTGAGCGAGATAATCGGGCCGGGGGTGGCGTGCGAGTGTTCCGCCCACGACGGCCTCCACATCCAGGAGGATCATTTTTATACCGAGATCATCGACCCGGAAAGCGGCGAAGTGCTGCCTGAAGGGGCGAAGGGCGAGGTGGTCATCACCACCCTGACCAAGGAAGGCATGCCGATGATCCGCTACCGCACCCGCGACCTGTCCGCTCTCCGGCGGGAGCAGTGCGCCTGCGGCCGGACCCAGACCCGCATGGACCGGGTGCTCGGGCGGAGCGACGACATGCTCATCATCCGCGGCGTGAATGTATTTCCCTCGCAGGTCGAGGATGTGCTGCTAAGCCTTGGCGAGACAGCGCCCCATTACCAGCTGCTGGTCGAGCGGGAGGGCAGCCTCGACAAGCTCACCGTGCTGGTCGAGAAGGCCAACGGCCTGGTCGACGGCCCGCCCGAAGCGGTGCGCGCCGCCGAGCACAAGGTCCAGGAGCGGATGAAGGCGGCGACCGGCCTCAGCCCGCTGGTGCGGCTGGTGCCGCCGAAGACGATCGAGAGGAGCGAGGGCAAGGCCAAGCGGGTCATCGACAAGCGTGCCATGTAA
- a CDS encoding VTT domain-containing protein: protein MLKQLWPWVAIAALAAAIHLAQPAFFPQVLELIRAGDAQDIAAYLRSFGSWTVAVSILINIIINLSGVLPTVLISGANAVVFGLGGGIVVSWVGECLGTVIAFLLWRSLLQQTARRIICRSPRLAVADEFSGKNGFKAMLVARLIPLAPSGLITLLGAVSSMSFADMLWATLIGKFPSIVLEVLVGHQLAFARDNSLRLLLLLLIVATGYGYFWWRGRRRQGGDDDKPRCP, encoded by the coding sequence ATGCTGAAACAATTGTGGCCCTGGGTCGCCATCGCCGCCCTGGCGGCCGCCATCCACCTTGCTCAGCCCGCTTTTTTCCCTCAGGTATTGGAGCTCATTCGCGCGGGCGACGCCCAGGACATTGCCGCCTACCTTCGCTCTTTCGGCTCCTGGACGGTGGCGGTCAGCATCCTGATAAACATCATCATCAACCTCTCCGGCGTCCTCCCCACCGTGCTCATCTCCGGCGCCAACGCCGTCGTCTTCGGCCTCGGCGGCGGCATTGTCGTGTCGTGGGTGGGCGAGTGTCTGGGCACAGTCATCGCCTTCCTCCTGTGGCGCAGCCTTCTCCAGCAGACCGCCCGCCGCATCATCTGCCGCAGCCCGCGCCTTGCGGTCGCCGACGAATTCAGCGGCAAAAACGGTTTCAAGGCCATGCTTGTCGCCCGGCTAATTCCTCTGGCCCCCTCGGGACTCATAACCCTCCTGGGGGCAGTCAGCAGCATGTCCTTCGCCGATATGTTGTGGGCTACCCTAATCGGCAAATTCCCTTCAATCGTCCTTGAGGTGCTGGTCGGCCACCAGCTGGCTTTCGCCCGGGATAACTCACTGCGCCTGTTGCTGCTCCTCCTCATCGTGGCAACCGGCTACGGCTACTTCTGGTGGCGGGGCCGCCGCCGGCAGGGCGGTGACGACGATAAACCCCGTTGCCCGTAA
- a CDS encoding Na-translocating system protein MpsC family protein has translation MSVGIDLRQEIMRVNNNVNISIFGTGLRKQRVLVSEDKIIITADHKRVPALAALDKLERMTTRNTDVAILDEFKRRLRVALTEQLKMPVLSVMKDYDPDQELAVTVIIVEESFMRKHQEVAR, from the coding sequence ATGTCGGTTGGGATAGATCTGAGGCAGGAGATTATGCGGGTAAACAACAATGTCAATATCAGCATATTCGGTACCGGCCTGAGAAAGCAGCGGGTGCTGGTTTCGGAGGACAAAATCATCATAACCGCCGACCATAAGCGCGTCCCGGCCCTTGCTGCGCTGGACAAGCTGGAGCGCATGACAACCCGCAACACCGACGTGGCCATTCTCGACGAGTTCAAGCGGCGGCTGCGGGTGGCGCTGACCGAGCAACTGAAGATGCCGGTGCTTAGCGTGATGAAGGATTACGACCCCGACCAGGAGCTTGCAGTGACGGTGATAATCGTGGAAGAGTCGTTTATGCGCAAGCATCAGGAAGTGGCCCGTTAA
- a CDS encoding MFS transporter translates to MASISERVSNLPLGAFHWRLLVLIGSGIAFEALDTALIAFVLAKMIGSWSLTPVQMGYIGSAALVGMCLGAICSGTLADRIGRKAMFAATLAVYSVGTALCAFSWNLESLLLFRFIVGFGVGGQPPVANALMSEYAPAKHRGKMLVLQNCSWAVGWLVASLISYTIIPKFGWQLAFIIGAAPALLVVYVYRTLPESALYLESKGRYQEAHEQVAKIERELGVPVGEPPKPSEISKVEVGKTVSFFDLWGPTFIRRTICLWILWFGIVFAYYGMFTWLPSLLVKGGHTLVRSFEYMMWMTMAQVPGYFAAAYLVDKIGRRATLGSFLAVTAVSAYMFGNAGSVTQIVFWGCMISFFNLGAWGITHAYSAEQYPTYARATGVGWAAAFGRTGGIIAPIVVGWIMTGPEKIPTVFMMFTAVLAVIAANIFFLGRETAGKTLDELTAKDMVAVPAPAATQTKSE, encoded by the coding sequence ATGGCAAGTATTTCCGAACGTGTGAGCAACCTTCCTCTCGGTGCATTCCACTGGCGATTACTGGTGCTAATCGGATCGGGCATTGCTTTCGAGGCCCTCGATACCGCGCTGATCGCTTTCGTGCTGGCGAAGATGATCGGTTCGTGGAGCCTTACCCCGGTCCAGATGGGCTACATCGGCAGCGCCGCCCTCGTCGGCATGTGTCTGGGCGCCATTTGCTCCGGCACACTGGCCGACCGCATCGGTCGCAAGGCGATGTTCGCCGCGACGCTGGCGGTATACAGCGTGGGCACCGCGCTGTGCGCCTTTTCATGGAATCTCGAATCGCTGCTGTTGTTCCGCTTTATCGTCGGCTTCGGGGTCGGCGGACAGCCGCCGGTGGCCAACGCCCTGATGAGCGAATACGCCCCCGCCAAACACCGCGGCAAGATGCTGGTGCTCCAGAACTGTTCCTGGGCGGTCGGCTGGCTGGTGGCCTCGCTGATTTCCTACACCATCATCCCCAAATTCGGCTGGCAGCTGGCGTTCATCATCGGCGCGGCGCCGGCGCTCCTGGTTGTCTATGTTTACAGGACTTTGCCCGAATCGGCCCTGTATCTCGAAAGCAAAGGCCGCTACCAGGAAGCCCACGAGCAGGTCGCCAAGATCGAGCGCGAGCTGGGCGTGCCGGTGGGCGAGCCGCCCAAGCCGTCGGAGATTTCTAAGGTCGAGGTCGGCAAGACGGTCAGCTTCTTCGACCTGTGGGGCCCGACCTTCATCCGCCGCACCATCTGCCTGTGGATACTGTGGTTCGGCATCGTGTTCGCCTACTACGGCATGTTCACCTGGCTGCCGTCTCTCTTGGTCAAGGGCGGCCACACGCTGGTCCGGTCGTTCGAATACATGATGTGGATGACGATGGCCCAGGTCCCCGGCTACTTTGCCGCCGCCTATCTGGTAGACAAGATAGGCCGCCGGGCGACGCTGGGGAGCTTCCTGGCCGTAACCGCCGTTTCCGCCTATATGTTCGGCAACGCCGGATCCGTAACCCAGATAGTTTTCTGGGGCTGCATGATCTCCTTCTTCAACCTCGGCGCCTGGGGCATCACCCACGCTTACTCGGCCGAGCAGTACCCGACTTACGCCCGCGCCACCGGGGTGGGCTGGGCCGCGGCTTTCGGCCGGACGGGCGGCATCATCGCCCCGATCGTCGTCGGCTGGATAATGACCGGCCCGGAAAAAATCCCGACCGTGTTTATGATGTTCACCGCCGTGCTGGCAGTCATCGCCGCCAACATATTCTTCCTCGGGCGGGAAACGGCCGGCAAGACGCTCGATGAACTCACCGCGAAGGACATGGTCGCGGTGCCCGCGCCGGCGGCTACCCAGACCAAATCGGAATAG